CCCTAACTCAATTTCAATACGTGGCAGATCAAGAAGATACTTTTCAGTTTTTTTTGGTAGTTTAGGCGAGCTAAGGAGTTCGCTTAACACGAAGGGATTCATTAAAAGCTGCTTTTCATCAAAAGCTTTTTGTAGCACTTCGATTGACTTGCCACTGGTTCCTCGAAAAAAATCGATGAAAATGTTGGTGTCAGCGCAAATCACGCTTGTGCTTTCTCATCGCCTTAACATCAAGTTCGAGGTCAACGGTTCCTCGCATTTTTGAGAGTTCCCGATAGGCTTCTGTTGAGGCAAGAATCTTCAACCCTTGTCGTACAGTATCGGTGAAGCTTTTGCCGGTCGCTTTAACCGCTGACTTGACCAGAGATTCTTCTAACTCTAGGGTATATTTTTTATTCGCTTTCATACCATATATAATACCATACTAAAATATGGTATTTCAAGGCAAATAAATAATAGTGATTCAAGCTGTTTAAGACTGCAAATTCTTTTAAAAATGGAGTTAACTTTTTCAGAAAAACGGGTAGCAGCCAAAATCAGCACGGAAAGGCCATAAAAACGGCCAAGTTGAATTTGAAGCCTTCGCTCAAGAGAGGGCTTTTCAAAGAGTCTACCAAATGAAAGCTTTGTCAGTGCCCAAACGCCCTGAGGTCTCTCATTGAAGATTCCCTTCGGATCCATTTTCAGATTTGACGGTGAGCTA
This genomic stretch from Oligoflexia bacterium harbors:
- a CDS encoding PIN domain-containing protein, producing the protein MICADTNIFIDFFRGTSGKSIEVLQKAFDEKQLLMNPFVLSELLSSPKLPKKTEKYLLDLPRIEIELGFFERAGLLRRKIYQEGKGVSIADIYIAQLCIDSEIPLLTADQDLLMISKHSELNIVTAP